A single Acetivibrio cellulolyticus CD2 DNA region contains:
- a CDS encoding DEAD/DEAH box helicase, which translates to MTRKDSKIEINDKLIDFAETTFLSGFDANYGKILVKLELVLEFFKEDNSIKIGVYAGFDKVYKISEIGRFLKCFENGTSYYLSKNFIFEPSKMCFSKIDTKVLEFFYYIKRTRVRIPHVYYYKSSELNEAEIILGETECGYFLDTIWNDIGSLCFNKQSAKVQFENEVHIRTSVENKGGYNLLVMDYSEYGDFYPLTLDFKYIAFYEKGIIVKLTDDKRNVISNLFNFKNSENVVFFRVGEKEKKQFHKNFIEKYKEALNISIDKDVEREINAASLLSRAYFDLSPKGIVSKLEFNYGDKAINPLDDTGSDKSFREFDRESKILSSIKLLGFREYGRLFILDDTEKIMFLLTDKLAELKKTSEVYYSEDFKKLQVKNLGSMGLSLSIDEALIYMNINLENISDEELAEILEAINNKKKYYKLKNGSIINLSSLESEKFIDFLSNMNIDTSSIKNGLFEIPLNKCLYIENYLKEKGFDNVEIDKRLSDFMDKVSKPLETELTFEEKLNGVLRSYQKDGVKWLKCMAKHSFGGILADDMGLGKTLQVLAFILSDKDRKLPCLVVAPSSIIYNWKIEAEKFAPQLKVLVITGVKERRTMLIAASNDYDMIVTSYGAVRNDIEAYKKLRFSYIFVDEAQNIKNPLTINANSVKSLVASCCFAITGTPIENNLTELWSIFDFVMPGFLKDKNSFAVDLGEPVVKGGNKEKADQLSRLIKPFILRRLKREVLKELPEKIETNYFAEMKEEQKKIYAAYYKSFKEELIPKIEEFGIEKNHIEILAALTRLRQICAHPATFLDDYTGGSGKLELAMDIIIQSIDSGHSILVFSQFTKMLKIIRNELENSGINYYYLDGSMKPEERMMEIDNFNSDREAVFLISLKAGGTGLNLTKADVIIHFDPWWNPAVEDQASDRAHRMGQKNVVQVYKLLTEGTIEEKIANLQDRKRDLIESIIKPGENNTDKLWEDDLRELFI; encoded by the coding sequence TTGACCAGGAAGGATAGTAAAATTGAAATAAACGATAAATTGATTGATTTTGCCGAAACAACGTTTTTAAGCGGTTTTGATGCTAATTATGGAAAAATTCTCGTAAAATTAGAGCTTGTACTGGAATTTTTTAAGGAAGACAATTCAATAAAAATTGGGGTTTATGCAGGTTTTGATAAAGTGTATAAGATCAGCGAAATTGGGCGCTTCCTTAAATGCTTTGAAAATGGAACTTCATATTATCTGAGTAAAAATTTTATATTCGAACCGTCAAAAATGTGTTTTAGCAAAATTGACACAAAAGTTCTCGAGTTTTTTTATTATATAAAGAGGACAAGAGTGAGGATACCTCATGTATATTATTATAAGAGCTCAGAACTTAATGAAGCTGAAATTATTTTAGGTGAAACCGAATGTGGCTATTTTCTTGATACCATTTGGAATGACATAGGAAGCCTTTGCTTTAACAAACAATCTGCCAAAGTTCAATTTGAAAATGAAGTGCACATAAGGACAAGTGTTGAAAATAAAGGTGGCTATAACCTTTTGGTTATGGATTATTCGGAGTATGGAGATTTTTATCCTCTGACTTTGGATTTTAAATATATTGCCTTTTATGAAAAGGGCATTATTGTTAAACTAACAGATGATAAAAGAAATGTAATAAGTAATCTCTTTAATTTTAAAAATAGCGAAAATGTTGTGTTTTTCAGAGTTGGTGAGAAAGAGAAAAAACAGTTTCATAAGAATTTTATTGAAAAATATAAAGAAGCACTCAATATTTCGATAGATAAAGATGTAGAAAGAGAAATCAACGCTGCAAGTCTTTTATCAAGAGCTTATTTTGATTTATCGCCAAAGGGGATAGTTTCAAAGTTGGAGTTTAATTATGGCGACAAAGCAATAAATCCACTTGATGATACCGGATCGGACAAGAGTTTTAGAGAATTTGACAGGGAAAGTAAGATCCTTTCCTCAATCAAGTTATTAGGATTCCGTGAATACGGAAGGCTTTTTATATTAGATGATACGGAAAAAATTATGTTTTTGCTGACAGATAAGCTGGCAGAGTTAAAGAAAACTTCAGAAGTTTATTATTCAGAGGATTTTAAAAAATTGCAAGTAAAAAATCTCGGAAGTATGGGACTTTCTTTGTCCATAGACGAAGCATTAATATATATGAATATCAACCTTGAAAATATAAGTGATGAGGAACTGGCGGAGATTTTAGAGGCAATAAACAATAAGAAAAAGTATTACAAGTTAAAAAACGGCTCAATCATAAACTTAAGCAGCCTTGAAAGTGAGAAATTCATTGATTTTTTAAGTAATATGAATATAGATACAAGTAGTATAAAAAATGGCCTTTTTGAAATACCCTTAAATAAATGTCTGTATATAGAAAATTATCTAAAAGAAAAGGGTTTTGACAATGTAGAGATAGATAAGCGTCTTAGTGATTTTATGGATAAAGTTTCAAAGCCTTTGGAGACTGAACTGACATTTGAAGAAAAATTAAATGGTGTACTGAGGAGTTATCAGAAAGATGGGGTTAAATGGCTTAAATGTATGGCAAAGCATTCTTTTGGAGGAATATTGGCCGACGATATGGGACTTGGGAAAACCCTTCAGGTACTGGCTTTTATACTTTCCGATAAGGACAGGAAGCTACCATGCCTCGTAGTAGCGCCCTCTTCAATTATTTATAATTGGAAAATAGAGGCTGAAAAGTTTGCACCCCAGCTAAAAGTACTTGTAATTACGGGAGTAAAGGAAAGAAGAACCATGCTTATTGCAGCTTCGAATGATTATGATATGATTGTAACTTCTTATGGTGCCGTGAGAAACGATATTGAAGCTTATAAAAAGCTGAGATTTTCCTATATTTTTGTAGATGAAGCACAGAATATAAAAAATCCATTGACCATAAATGCAAACAGTGTAAAGAGTCTTGTGGCTAGCTGTTGTTTTGCTATAACCGGAACTCCTATAGAAAATAATTTAACTGAGCTATGGTCAATTTTTGATTTTGTGATGCCAGGCTTTCTTAAAGATAAAAACAGCTTCGCAGTGGATCTTGGAGAGCCTGTTGTAAAAGGTGGAAATAAAGAAAAAGCCGATCAGTTGTCAAGACTTATAAAACCATTTATTTTACGACGGTTAAAAAGAGAGGTTTTAAAAGAGTTGCCTGAAAAAATTGAGACAAATTATTTTGCAGAAATGAAGGAAGAGCAGAAGAAAATATATGCGGCATATTACAAAAGTTTTAAAGAAGAACTTATTCCTAAAATTGAAGAATTCGGAATTGAGAAAAATCATATCGAAATTCTTGCAGCATTGACACGCTTAAGACAGATTTGTGCGCACCCTGCAACTTTTTTGGACGATTATACTGGAGGCAGTGGAAAGCTGGAACTGGCAATGGATATAATAATTCAGTCAATAGATTCAGGCCATAGTATATTAGTATTTTCACAATTTACCAAAATGCTTAAAATAATACGAAATGAACTAGAGAATAGCGGTATAAATTATTACTATTTGGATGGTTCGATGAAACCGGAAGAAAGAATGATGGAAATTGATAATTTCAACAGCGATCGTGAGGCTGTGTTTCTAATATCCCTAAAAGCTGGCGGAACAGGATTGAATTTAACAAAAGCCGATGTTATAATTCACTTTGATCCATGGTGGAATCCGGCGGTAGAAGATCAAGCAAGCGATAGAGCTCATAGAATGGGGCAGAAAAATGTTGTCCAGGTGTATAAACTTCTGACAGAGGGAACAATCGAAGAGAAAATTGCAAACCTTCAGGATAGGAAAAGGGATTTGATAGAAAGTATAATAAAACCGGGTGAAAATAATACTGATAAGCTTTGGGAAGATGATTTGAGGGAATTATTTATATGA
- a CDS encoding UPF0158 family protein, with the protein MKPVKLKDIIDQMDTMSDEYNVFLDKETGKIFSLSAEEMSIAEESEEDEDFSNYPEWQQDELKEALDVIVNWENYVELPSKFDIDEYSIMEEFCDSISNSRMSDALRNAIQGRGAFRKFKDTIQRLNIEDSWYKFKEEAFRKIAVEWCEDNCIEYV; encoded by the coding sequence ATGAAACCTGTAAAACTAAAAGATATTATTGATCAAATGGATACAATGTCAGACGAGTACAATGTTTTTTTAGATAAAGAAACCGGAAAGATATTTTCTTTAAGTGCTGAGGAAATGTCTATTGCCGAAGAGTCAGAGGAAGATGAGGATTTCTCAAATTACCCGGAATGGCAGCAGGATGAATTAAAAGAAGCTCTTGATGTAATTGTAAACTGGGAAAATTATGTTGAGCTTCCTAGCAAATTTGACATTGATGAATATAGTATTATGGAGGAGTTTTGTGATAGTATTTCTAATTCACGAATGAGTGATGCTTTAAGAAATGCTATACAAGGGCGTGGAGCTTTCAGAAAATTTAAAGATACTATCCAAAGGTTAAATATTGAGGATAGTTGGTACAAATTTAAAGAAGAGGCTTTTAGGAAAATTGCTGTAGAGTGGTGTGAAGATAACTGTATAGAGTATGTTTAA